The Capra hircus breed San Clemente chromosome 11, ASM170441v1, whole genome shotgun sequence genomic interval GAGGAAgtagagagaagaggaggaggaggagaaggtagGAGCAGTGATGGTGGGCAGTGGGGAAGGGCAGTCTCCAGGCAGCTCCCAGGGAGTTCCCCAGAGTGGCTGCCCTACCTTGTTGCCAAGAATGGGGATGTATCCGTCAGTAATGCTCCACTTCCTGAGGTTGACAGGCCGGCGTGTCCGGCCCCGCAGGGAGCCATAGTGAAAGACCTCATTGGCACTGTTGGAGCTGTAGAGGATGAGGATGGTGATGAGGGCAAAGAGGATCACGAACACTGCCGACCGCTGCTCCTGGAGAGGGGAGAGGCCAGTGAGGGCCCAGCCGTCCGGCACAGTCCTCACCACCTACCACGCCTGCTAATTCCTGTTCTTTATTCCACCAGTTCAGGTACCACCTCCCCCAGGAAGGCCTCCTCCAGCTCCCTGAGCACCGGCTATCACAGGACCAATCCCACTGCATTCAGATCCCCCTCGATGAAACCGTAAGTTCTGAAGGCTGGGACTGAGTCAGCCTTGATCCCCACCATATCTCAGTTCCCAGGGTGGAGGCCAGAGCACAGAAGAGTGGCTGGATCAGATTGGATATGGGGGTTGCAAGGATCCCTCCAGCTGCAGCGGGAAGGATGCTTGGAGACAGGTGGGACTTTCAAATGAGAGGGTCCAGGTTGTCCCCAGACAGTCTCCATAAATGTTCATCATTCACTTAAACCTGAAGGGAAAGGTTGTGGTCAGGAATCAGGATGCGTGGGTAGTCAGTACACCAACTTGTGGCAGAAGGCAGAAAAGTGATCTCTGAAGCATCCACTGGGACTTATTGGCCCAGGGTATGCAAGGCTAGGTGAGGCCCCGGAGTCCTGACTCTTTGTGCTAAGCCCCCTAGGCGGTTATTGAAGTATCGCTTCTCAGTACCAGGTTTTACTCTTTTTTGCCTGCTCTGTGAAAATGGATCTGGGCCTCTTACAAGCTTTTCCTTGCTAGCAAACTTTGTTAGTAGAGAGTGCTAGAGATAGATTTCAGGAGGAAGGAAGTTTGCTGCCAGGTTCTGGGGGCTTTAAGCCTGGTTCTGGGCACTTGCTCCTCCAGGGCACATGGCTTCTCCCAGGGGTCAGCAGCTTCCTCCAGCATCCACCCTCTGGCAGTTTTGGAGCAGCATGCCCGACTCCTACTGTGACCACAGCTTCTCCGGAGCTGAGCTCATGTGGCACACTCAACCACTGGCAACACCCACAAAAATGAAGCTTCTCCTTCCTGGAACAGTTCTGCCTGATGCTTGAAGTGCCTCTTGGGAGTTACCTCCTGTGACCAGCCTTCTCTGTAGCCTAGCAGGTGGATTTATGACAACTTCCATGGCACAGCGTCACCGTGAGCTCTCTGCCATCCACTGGGCCATAGCTCTTGCCGTCTCCAGGCCAGTAAGGCCTGAGTTTCAGCTCTGACTGTGGGggcagctcctttttttttttggccacatcacaaggcttgcaggctcttagttccctgatcagggatcaaaccctgtcccCAACAGTAAAAGTAccaattcctaaccactggaccattagaaAATTCCCGGTGACTGCTCCTTACAATGGATGATGGGGAACCCTGGCACCCTTGGAGTGATGCTCACAACATTATGTCATTTTTGACTCTGACCGCTGTCCCCTCTCCCAGACTCCCATTcaccttctctccccacccccaccccctacacAGAACTCCAGTCACCTTCTCAGCTAATTCTTGACCACAGATGGACCAGTCAGGCCTAGGAGGACAGAAGTGGACCTGGGCCCAGGGAGAGGCAGGAACTTGCCCAGCCCACACAGGTCAGTGGCTACAGCAAGGCTTGCACCAGAAGTCTCCCACGCATCAGGAGCTTTTTAGCAGGGAAGAGAGACTGGGTATGAGGCAGGTCCGAAGGCGACCATTTCACGAAGGGAAATAAGAAGCTGAGATGGAGACAAGaaataaagagatggggataagTAACAAAAGGTAACTTACTTTGTTGCTCTTCATCTCTCTCCGGCGTCTCCTGAGGGGCAGGGGCCAGTGTCCTGCAGGTGGCCCAGGTAGGGGTGTGTGGTCACACCTGCAAGCCACAGAAAGGATTATGGTCCAGCTGGTCCTAAGCAAcactctccccactcccaccagcTCTCCTATCCACCCATGACGCCAAGGCTCAGGGTTgtacccattttccagatggagaCACCGAGGTGGAGAAAGGGCAGGAACTGGTCAGAAGTCATACAGCCAGGTGGTGGCAGagccctgcctctctccctgccGTTCTCTCTCCCACTCTGGGCCAAAGGCAGCTTGCAGGCCAAAGGCTGGCTCccctgctggggtgggggagtgctGCTCCTCACCTAGCAGGAGCCCATTCATACCTCTACTCTAAACCTTGCCTTATGGTCCCGAAGCTGGGAATAAAGCAACATTCCTCGTAGGTCCCCAAACTCCTCAACACTCACACCCTTCCAGGTCTTGCATAAACTGGCCCCTCCAACTGGAACACTCTGCACAACCCTGTTCATGCCCACTCATCCTCCCACCTGGGGTGGGCCAGGAATGTCCCCCTGCAGGCCACCTTCCAGCTGAGAGCTCTGATGGCACAGCTGGCCCGGGGCCTCACTCCCATTCTTGGCTGTGCCTCCAGGGCCCTGGAGATGTGCAGGAGGTCCACTAGGTGATTCCATtctgaacttgttttcccttggtTTTGACTTTGTTCGTTATTACATAAGATCTTGGGGGTTAAGGGTTCAGACTCATCTATCCAATGGCCATAATCACAGCTCCACCCTGGTGAGGGGGGAGAGGGTCTCAGGGAACCGTACACACTCTGCTCCTCACTCTCCAACagacgccccccaccccgcccccatctTCGCAGGACGCAGCTTCTCTGCAGTTTTCAATTTCCCCACCTTTCAAAAGAGAGTCAGTACTTGTGTCCAGCCACCTCCAGCAGATTAGGCCAGAAGACCCGGAAAGTGAGTGCGCAAAGAAAGAAACTGGGgcccaggggctccccagctcgGTCGAAGCTTCCCTCCAGAGGCCTCCCGGCTCCCGCCACTATCTCCGCCCCCTGACCTAGCAGCTGTTTACTCCTACACCACCACCAGGCATAGCCAGGCCAAAGGAGGTGTCCCCACTCAGCTCTTGACTGGTTGGGTCCTAACTCCGCCCACCACCCAACCCCGCCTTCTCTCTGCAGGCGCCCCCTCCTCCCAAGCCTTGTTTCAGGTTTCACCGCAGCCGGCCTTCAAAGCCACCAGTTAGGACTCTCATGGGGACTCTCACCGGGTCCAGTCCCGCCGGATGCACAGatcaggagactgaggttcaacGGAAGGGAAGAGCGGCTGGTTGTTAGACTCGCAGCCCACTAATGCAAAAGTTATCCAGGAGGCCTCTAGCATTCCAGCTGCTTCTCTGAGCTGAGCCTCCCCTCTCACTACGCTTTCCTTCGGATGCCCCAAGCTCCAGACACCCTAGAACACTCCTGTTCCCAGACCCGCCCCCCGACTTTCCCACCTTTGCCTGAGCAGTGCCCTCAGCCAGGACCACTGTCCCCTTGGTCAGCCCCCGTCACAGTCCTGCTCTGAGAAGGCCATGGTCAGTACAGCATCTCAGGTTCAACTGCAAATCCAGGTTCCTCCACTTACTGGCTGAGTGGCCTCGGGCAAGCCatgtgacctctctgagcctcagtttcctcatctgtgaaatggaatgaTAAGAGTAGGTAACTCACAAGATTGTTAGAAGGATTCAAGCAGATGTGGCAAGGGAAGCACGGGGATTTGAAAGCGCTTGGTCGGGGCCAGCAGCTGTTAGTTTTGTGGTTATTCATTGTTCAAGGCCTGCCTCTTCAGGAGCTTGCCAAACAATTCTCCCCCAGGCCTCCTCTGACGCCTGGCCCAGCAACTTCCCTCTAATATCAATAAATGCTGAGTCCTTGCTAAGCACCACCCACTCACTGAATCTTCCTGGCAATTGTACACAGTAGGGGCtctcatccccatttcacagatgaggagactgaggttcacAGAGGCAAAGTGCCTTGCAGAGCTGTTCAGAATTTGCTGGGAAGTCTTATTTCCAGGCTTGTTTCCAGGCAGCAACCTGGGGCTGAGCCTGACGGAATCTCTCTCAAGGATCCCCCAGGGCTGGTACTGACCAGAGGCCACCGGGCGCATTCCCAGCACCTGATTCAGCAGGGATAGCAGGCCTGCTGGGAAGCCACTTCCTCAGCCAGGGAGGTGGCTGTCCACAGCCCTAAGGCCAGGAGCGTGGACTCAGCCCTGAGGAGGCCCGGTCAGAAGGCGGAAACCGTGGGCTAAGGCTGGGGGCCACACCCTGCCCTCTGTTTGGGGGTTTCGCCTTGCCCAGCTCGAGGATTCCTCCTACACGGTCGGGACGCCCCCACGAGTCGCGTAGGAGGAGAGCTccggggagaagggggagggggctcctAATTCCAAATAGGGGACTCCGAAACGGTGGGTGCATCTGGTAGGGGGCGACGAGTTCTCTGCATCCCGCTTGCGCTGATCCCCCCACCCCACGAACTCCAGCACTCCGGCGGGTAAGGAGCTCTAGCCTCAGCTGGGAAGAAGGGAGGCAGGTAGGACGGCGGCAGGGTCCCCGAGCTCAAATGGGGTGTCAGCGGCGGGAGGCCCCGCGAACCCTGCGACAGCCCTTGGGCGCGAGGACCGGGATCTTCAGGCGCGATTGCCAAGAGAGAGTGGGTCTAGGGGAGCCCCGGGTGGCCCCCGCATCAATCTCCATCACCAGTGgctcccaaccccacccccacccccaccaggggTGCAGGCGGCGCCCCCTCCCGCAGCCCGCCCCCGCGCGGGGCCTGCTCACCTCCCCCGGGGAGCGCTGGCTCCCCGCGGCCCCCGAGCCCCCTCACATGGCGCCGGGAGCCGAGAGCCGGGGTCCGCGATGCTCTGGCCGCCCAGGCCCCGCCGCAGCCCCGGCCCGCCGGGTCCTAGCGCCGCCGCTCCCCGAACTCCGGCCCAGGCCTGGGAGGCGGGCGGAGCCTCGAGGGGCCGCGGGTGGCTCCGCCCCGGGGCGGTGCAGATGGGGATGGGTGAGGGGCAGGCGACCCCCGCACAGGGCACCCAGGCGCCTTGCTCACGCCTCTAGGCAGCCTGTAGTGACAAGGACAGTAACAGCCTTCCGAAGAACCTCTTCTGTGGGTCAGACCCACACCCACTTCACTTTACTGTCCCCAAGGCCGGGATGGGGCAACTGAGTCACAGACCACCCTGCCCTTGGAATCAATTGAGTTTCTCCCTGGGCATCCCTACCTCGGGCCTCCAGAGCCCTGCACCCAGTAATCACCCTGGGTGAACGCAGGGGTCCACTGTGCAAGTTCAGCTCTGCCAGctgctagctgtgtggccttggcacTCGACTTGCCGCTTCCCCTGCTTTCGAAAAATGGGGCGAACAACCTCCGGCggtgttgtaaggattaaaaaaCGTTACATTACTTCTTATAATTATCATGGTATTCATTACATCATTTTCTGCGATAGTGAAAAATAAGAAGGCTGGACGCCTGGTTAAATGAACAAAGGCACAGCCCTGCTAAATGAATGATTCAGATCAATATACACCGACAGGAAGAGATGTCCAGGATGTTCAGGGGAATATGTCATAAGTGAAGAAAGCAAGTGTTAAAAATGCATCTCTATACTACTTTGGAAAACGAAGTTGCAAAATTTTGCATCCTGCTCCTagatatattggagaaggaaatggcaacccactccagtcttcttgcctggagaatcccatggacagaggaacctgacgggctagtccatggggtcgcaagagttggacatgactgagcgactaaaccaccaccacctagaTATATATCCTGGAGAAAGTCTTGCAAATGCAGGTAATGAAGTTCAGAGCAGCAATGCTTGAAACCAAACTGGAAATAATTCATATATCTATCAAGGAGAATGGAATCTTTTTACATTATGATACATTCACATGGTGGAATACTGTATAGCAGGAGGAAATGACATGGATGGGTCTTACAGACAGGAGTGAAAAAGCCAAGTTCTGGAAGACAAATGG includes:
- the ST6GALNAC6 gene encoding alpha-N-acetylgalactosaminide alpha-2,6-sialyltransferase 6 isoform X3, which gives rise to MACPRPLSQCDHTPLPGPPAGHWPLPLRRRRREMKSNKEQRSAVFVILFALITILILYSSNSANEVFHYGSLRGRTRRPVNLRKWSITDGYIPILGNKGKVPLVVEHRLVHHGDCGGVV
- the ST6GALNAC6 gene encoding alpha-N-acetylgalactosaminide alpha-2,6-sialyltransferase 6 isoform X4, encoding MKSNKEQRSAVFVILFALITILILYSSNSANEVFHYGSLRGRTRRPVNLRKWSITDGYIPILGNKGKVPLVVEHRLVHHGDCGGVV